The genomic stretch TGGACCTGCGGTGGAAGCGTTGCCATGCCGCGCGAAAAGAGCGAACCGCCCACCGTACGCGCCTGCCGCCCGAGCTCCGCGGCCTGCTGGCCCAGCACCGTGGCACCCGCGGCCGCGCGTTGACTGATGACCGCGGCGCTCGCCGCGGCCCGCTGCCCCAGCACGGACAGGTCCACCTGCGCCCCCGGTGACGAAGCCTCCGCCACGCGGGACAGGGCCAGGTTCCCGAAGGGCGGCATCGATTCGGAGCCCGGCGCCTCGGCGATGGCGCTGGCCGCGGGGGCCTCCACGCGGTACGGCGCCCGGGGCACGTGGAAGACGCGAATCTTCCCCGGGATGCCCTTCAGCTCGTAGGCGCCCACTTCCTTGGAAGGCACCTCGGCCTTGTTCATCGCCAGGTAGACGGCCTCGGTGAAGTACACCTCGCCCGCCTCGGCGATGCCCTCCACCCGGGCGGCGATGTTGACGGGCTCGCCGAAGATGTCGTTCCCGTCCAGCCGCACCTCGCCCACGTTGATGGCCACGCGAACGTGAATCTGCTCCGACACCTCCACCGTCCGGTTGTGGTGCCACAGCCGGTCCTGGATGGCGATGCCGCTGAGCACCGCCTGGGTGGGCGATTCGAAGGTGACGAGGTACGCGTCACCGATGGACTTGACGATGCGCCCGCCAAACGCCTTGAACAGCGGCGCCAGCAGGGCCTCGTGGACCTGGAGCAGGCGCTGGTTCTCCTCCAGCGTCTGCCGGCTGGTCCGCTCGGTGAAGCCCTTGATGTCGGTGAAGACGATGGCGAGGTTGGCGGTCTTCAAAGCCCGCGCAGTGTATGCGCCACCGTCGAGGGTGCAATCGCAACTGCGTACCGAATGACTGCTCGCTGTCAGCGACGTGATGGTTTGAGGTCACGCATTCGCCGCTTCGGAGGGGCTTCCAGCGCCGCGCGGACCCGCTCCGCCAGCTGGGGCCGCCCCGTGCGCGTGTAGAAGTCGGCGAGCCGCCGGAGGACCAGCGGACTGGCCGGCTGGAAGCCTCGCGCCGCCAGCAGCTCCTTCTCCGCGTCCAGCAGGCGCTCCTGCTTCTCCAGCACCTCCGCCAGCTGGAGGCGCACCTGCACCCACTCCGGCTTCAGCCGTGCCAGGTAACGCAGGTGCAACTCCGACTTGAGCAGGTCCCCCATGTCCAGCCAGAGCGTCCCGAGCCGGAAGCGGGCCTCCTCGTAGGAGGCGCGCAGCTGCACGGCCTGCTCGTACGCCTGGACGGCCTGCCGGCGGTCATCCCGCTCCTCCCACAACAATCCCCGCAGGTACCAGGCGCGGGGATTGTTGGGAGCCTGCTGGAGCGCGGCGTTCAGGTGGGACTCCGCCTGCTCCAGCGCGCCTCCCGTCTTCAACAGGAGCCGGGCCATCTCCAACCGGGGCAGCTCCCACGCGGGTTGGGCCCGGACCAGGGCCTCCAGCGCGGCCAGGGCGCCCACATCATTCCCATCCGCTTCCAGGGCCAGGGCCTCCGGGAGCGAAACCACCGTCCGTGACGAGGCCGGTGTCAGGGCAGAAGGCTCCGCTGCGTCAGTCGCGCCCGCCAGCAAAGCCACCAGGATGACCCACCTCATGTGCGGCTGATAGCAGAGCCGACCCGGGCGCCTCAATAGATCCTCTTGACGGCCAGACGGCCGCGCATGAAACCCATGACCGTGCAGATATCGCAAAGAACGCTGGAAGACCTGGGCTTCGCGGACGTGCTCCGCGCGTTGGCGCAACGCTGCAGGACCGAGCCCGGCAGGGAGCGTGTGCTCGCCCGGCCCTTCCTGGACACTCCCGAGGCCGTGGCGGAGGCCCTGGCGCTCGTCTCCGAGACCCGCGCGTTGTCCCAGGAGCAGTTCTCCCTCCCCTTGGGTGGCGTGACGGACGTGCGCACGCCCATCGGCCATGCGGCCAAGGGCGGAATGCTGGAGCCCCGCCAGCTCATCGACTCGGCGCAGCTCCTGTTCGCCTTCGTCCGCACCCGC from Myxococcus xanthus encodes the following:
- a CDS encoding adenylate/guanylate cyclase domain-containing protein, with product MKTANLAIVFTDIKGFTERTSRQTLEENQRLLQVHEALLAPLFKAFGGRIVKSIGDAYLVTFESPTQAVLSGIAIQDRLWHHNRTVEVSEQIHVRVAINVGEVRLDGNDIFGEPVNIAARVEGIAEAGEVYFTEAVYLAMNKAEVPSKEVGAYELKGIPGKIRVFHVPRAPYRVEAPAASAIAEAPGSESMPPFGNLALSRVAEASSPGAQVDLSVLGQRAAASAAVISQRAAAGATVLGQQAAELGRQARTVGGSLFSRGMATLPPQVQKHRALVGVGAAVVLAGVAMLAFSGDETVRAIKAVERAPEEERTALAKDVRTLIMKEQDSGRRNFLLGRLTEATGKPDDALKVYATAVKAGSRAAEDRLIEMLSHVRCDVRSDAASTVGRLQLKRAVSALEDLKSDGGPDEGVRMGLFGFSKCDSKAAADSALKGFKAR
- a CDS encoding tetratricopeptide repeat protein codes for the protein MRWVILVALLAGATDAAEPSALTPASSRTVVSLPEALALEADGNDVGALAALEALVRAQPAWELPRLEMARLLLKTGGALEQAESHLNAALQQAPNNPRAWYLRGLLWEERDDRRQAVQAYEQAVQLRASYEEARFRLGTLWLDMGDLLKSELHLRYLARLKPEWVQVRLQLAEVLEKQERLLDAEKELLAARGFQPASPLVLRRLADFYTRTGRPQLAERVRAALEAPPKRRMRDLKPSRR